One genomic window of Candidatus Nanohalobium constans includes the following:
- a CDS encoding glycosyltransferase family 2 protein: MIKFSVIVPTYKRDEKLERALESIISQTYTDFELIVVDDNPEQEDKEKVKEIVESLDKDIDLERHINDNAQGVSSARNLGIQNASGKYIAFLDDDDEWKPEKLEKEAEDFKQNNYDAVYSAIEAYRDGEVQDIVRKEEKLGLEQILERDKIGSPSKVSVKKEVLEEINGFDEDIPSGEDWDLWIRLIENEAEFGYINEPLVRYHQSDDSKSSQVDVATEGREKITEKHSDLLEKAGSKVKARHHLNRAKKQYTLRDNRGTEKHLSKTIRNNSLELEAYALFVLYLFRRLTGKDLINIAVKVKRVFK, translated from the coding sequence ATGATTAAGTTCTCCGTAATAGTTCCAACCTATAAGAGAGATGAAAAGCTGGAGAGAGCTCTTGAAAGTATTATATCACAGACCTACACCGACTTTGAGCTGATAGTGGTAGATGACAATCCTGAACAAGAAGATAAAGAGAAGGTTAAAGAGATAGTTGAAAGTCTTGACAAGGATATTGACCTGGAAAGACACATTAACGACAATGCGCAAGGTGTTTCATCTGCCAGAAACCTCGGCATACAAAATGCTTCTGGAAAATATATTGCTTTCCTAGATGACGATGATGAATGGAAACCAGAAAAGCTAGAGAAAGAAGCAGAAGATTTCAAGCAAAACAATTACGATGCAGTATACTCAGCTATAGAGGCGTACAGAGACGGAGAGGTTCAAGATATCGTAAGGAAGGAAGAAAAGCTAGGTCTTGAACAGATACTTGAAAGAGACAAAATAGGTTCGCCCTCCAAAGTTTCAGTTAAGAAAGAGGTTCTAGAAGAAATAAACGGTTTTGATGAAGATATTCCAAGTGGAGAAGACTGGGACCTATGGATAAGACTGATAGAAAACGAAGCAGAGTTCGGCTATATCAATGAACCTCTAGTTCGTTATCATCAAAGCGACGACTCCAAAAGCAGCCAGGTGGACGTAGCAACAGAAGGACGAGAAAAGATAACAGAAAAACACTCAGATCTACTAGAAAAAGCCGGATCAAAAGTAAAGGCCCGGCACCACCTTAACAGAGCCAAGAAACAGTACACTCTGAGAGATAACAGAGGAACTGAAAAACACTTGTCTAAAACTATCAGAAATAACTCTCTAGAGCTAGAGGCTTATGCTTTATTTGTTCTATATCTTTTCAGGAGACTGACAGGTAAAGATCTCATAAATATAGCTGTGAAGGTCAAAAGGGTTTTCAAATGA